Within the Pseudomonas fulva genome, the region GTTCGGCATGGCGCCTCCGATTGGCTGAGGCGGCGAGTATAAGGGGCTGCGACTGCCACTGTTACGTTCATCGGGTAAAAATGAACCCTGACTGTAACGATCGGTCACATGCGCAGCTCGCCGGTAGCCCGACGGGTGGGCTGTGATGCATTTCATATCTGCAGGAAATTGCTTTGGCATCTCCTGTAGCAATCCGATATGTTTTAATACAGAACTGTTGACGTCATACTCTTGACGTTACGCGGTGCTCGCATTCCTGTTTCAGTTTGCTTCGCCAGCGCTCTGCGCAGGAGATCCTGATGAAGACCGATGCCAACGTGGTGCATCTGAACAAGATGGTTCCTGAAACGGCCCACCCGGCGGCCGCCAGGCTGCCTGCATCGCTCATTCAGGTTCGCGACCGTGCTGCCACCCAGCTCAAGCAGGCGCTGCAGGCATTGTTCGACAATGCCGACGACACCCTGTTCGACATGGCGGATCGCGCCACCAGCAATGCCGAGCAAAACGCCTTCTTCGAAGCCATGCGCGACCTGCGCCTCAAGCGCAAGGGCATCGAGCGTGGTTTCCTGCAGCGGGTCTTCGAGTCGTTCGCCAACCTGAACCAGCATGTGGTCGGCAAGGCGCCGAGCCTGGACGCAGTGTCCTTCGACAGCCTGTCGCTGGTGCAGAACGACGAGCTGGAAGAGACCGTCGCGCTGGACTCGATGATCGCCAAGGTACTGAGCCGCGACCACGTGGCACTCACTCACCTGACCACGCGGCTGAATGCCATTGTCAGCAAGAAGCTCGACGACAAGTCCAATCCCCTCGGCCCGGTCTCGCTCAGCGAGCTGTTCCTCGAGTCCTGCAGTGGCCTGGGTGTGGAAATCAAGGTCAAGCTGATCATCCTCAAGCTGTTCGAGAAGTACGTGCTCAGCGGCCTCGACCAGTTGTACAGCGACGCCAATGGCGTGCTGATCGAAGCCGGCGTATTGCCGGAGCTGAAGGCCGTACCAACCCGTCGCGCATCCGCCCACGGCCGCCCCGAGCGCAGTGACTCGGTGGATGGTTTCGAGCGCTCCGCCGGATTCGCCGACGACGAGGTGCGCGAGGTGTTCGGTGCGCTGCAGGAGCTGCTGTCGCAAACCCGTGACGGCGCTGCGCCGCGGCGTCAGGCGCCGGCCAATGCGATGCCGATTTCCACCAACGACCTGATGCGTCTGCTCTCCCATCTGCAGCAGCGTGCGCCGATCCAGGCGCCCATGGATGTCGACCTGCGCGCCCAGCTCGAGCACCTGCTGACCCGCGCCAGCGCCAAGAGCGGCCGTGTGCGGGTGGTGGGCGAGGTCGATGAAGACGTCATCAACCTGGTGTCGATGCTGTTCGAGTTCATCCTCGACGACCGCAGCCTGCCGGATTCCCTGAAGGCACTGATCGCCCGCCTGCAGATCCCCATGCTCAAGGTCGCGGTGCTCGACAAGACCTTCTTCAGCCGCGGCAGCCACCCGGCGCGGCGCCTGCTCAACGAGATCGCCACCGCCGCGCTTGGCTGGGGTGACCACGACAGCAATCAGCGCGACAGCCTGTATCAGAAGATCGAGCAAGTGGTTGGGCGTCTGCTCAACGATTTCACCGATGATCCGACGATCTTCTCCGAGTTGCTGGCCGATTTCCTGGCCTTCACCGGCGACGAGCGCCGCCGCAGCGAGTTGCTCGAACAGCGCACCCGCGACGCCGAAGAGGGCAGTGCACGCGCCGAGATGGCGCGCCGCGAAGTGGAGCAGGCGCTGAACGATCGGCTGCTCGGCAAGACCCTGCCCGAGGTGGTGGTGCGTCTGCTGCGCGAGGCCTGGAGCAAGGTCATGATGCTGACCTGCCTCAAGCACGGTACCGACTCCGAGCAGTGGCAGAGCACCCTCGCCACCATGGACGAGCTGATCTGGAGCGTGGAACCCCACGACAATCCGGAAGCGCGCCTGCGCCTGCTGGAGCTGGTGCCCGGCCTGCTCAAGGCGCTGCGCGAAGGCATGGCCAGCGCGGCGTTCGATCCGTTCTCCACCAGTGAATTCTTCAGCCAGCTCGAAGCCCTTCACGTACAGGCCTTCCAGCGCTTCAAGCGCGCCATCCCCGACGTCGAGCGCGCTGCGCCGACCGAGTCCGATGAAGTGCAGCGCTCGGCGCTGTCTGCCGTGGGTATCGAGCTGCCGTTGCTCGACCTGCAGCCGGAAGAGGAAAGCGGCATATCGGCGATGGTCGAGATCGTCGAGGAGATCGTGCTCGAAGCGCCGGGTCAGCCGCGCAGCGAGCCGCAGGACGAGCCGGTACTGGCCGACGACGATGAATCGCTGCTGCACGTCGATAGCTTGCGGGTCGGCAGCTGGGTCGAGTTCCAGGAAGACGACGAGCACAAGCTGCGCTGCAAGCTGGCGGCGATCATCAAGCCGACCGGCAAGTACATCTTCGTCAACCGTACCGGCATGAAGGTGCTCGAGAAGACCCGCATGGGCCTGGCGGTGGAGTTCCGCCGCAACGCGGTGCGGCTGCTCGACGATGCGCTGCTGTTCGACCGAGCCCTGGAATCGGTGATCGGCAACCTGCGCCGCCTCAAGGGCGCCTGAACCGCGCTGCCCGTTTGACCCATTCCTTTCTCACGGCCCGCCAGGGCCGTGAGTCGTTGTGGCCGCTGCAAACTGCCGTGCGCCATGCCATGGCTTGCATCCAACGCTGATCAGCCCCTAGAGTGTGCGCTCGTTCGAGGAGCACCTATGCGCAAGCAACTCGAAGACGGCTGGTATCAGGGGATTCAGCACTGTCCTTCGCCCAACTTCAACGAGCGTCCGCAGGGCGAGATTTCCCTGCTGGTCATTCACAACATCAGCCTGCCGCCGGGTCAGTTCGGCACCGGTCAGGTGCAGGCGTTCTTCACCAACCGGCTGCAGGCCGACGCGCACCCCTACTTCGCGGGGATCGCCAGCATGACGGTGTCCGCACACTTTCTGATCGAGCGCGACGGTACCCTGGTGCAGTTCGTGTCCTGCCTGGATAGGGCCTGGCACGCCGGTGTGTCCTGCTTCGAGGGGCGCGACAACTGCAACGATTTTTCCCTGGGCATCGAGCTCGAAGGCACGGATCATCTACCGTTCACGGACGCGCAGTACGCTGCCCTGACGCAGTTGACGCAAGCGCTGCAGGCGGCCTATCCGGCCATTACCCTGGCGCGCATCTGTGGGCACAGCGATATCGCCCCGGGCCGCAAGACCGACCCCGGGCCGGCATTCGACTGGGCGCGGCTGCGCTCGTCACTGATGACTGATAAGGAGGCATCATGAGTTTCCTGGTGTTGCTGTTGGTGCTGTGGGTGGAGAAGTTCTCCGCCTGGCGTCAGCGTATCCAGCAGGATGAACCCTGGCTGCGTGCCCTGGCGCGGATGGAGCGCGGTGGTACCACCAGCGATTCGCCCTGGCTGGCCATCGCGCTGCTGGTGGGTGTGCCGCTGCTGATTCTGGCTGCGCTGCTGAAGGTGCTGGCGCCCCTGGCGTACGGCTGGCTGCTGTTGCCGATCCATCTGCTGGTGGTGATCTACAGCCTGGGCCGTGGCGATCTGCTGGCTGCGCTCGGGCCGTTTCGCGACAGCTGGCGGCGCGGCGATGGCGAAGCGGCCTACCTGGTCGCCCAGCGCGACCTGGGCGTGCAGGCCGACAGTGAAGCGACGCTGCTACCGAACGTGCAGACCTACCTGGTCTGGCAGGCCTACCAGAGCTTTTTCGCGGTGATCTTCTGGTATGTGCTGCTCGGCCCGCTTGCCGCGCTGGCCTATCGCTTGCTGGCGCTGATCGTCGAGAACGGTCAGTCCGAGGCGCTGCGCGAGCGCGCCGGCCAGCTACGGCATGCGTTCGACTGGTTGCCGGTGCGGGTGTTGGCCGCCAGCTTCGCGCTGGTCGGCAATTTCATCGCAGTCAGCCGCGCGCTGTTGCACGAAGTGCTGAGCTGGGACATCTCGGCCGCGCAACTGGCCGTCGGTGCGGCGCGTGCCGCCGCCGAAACGCCGGAACCCGTGCTCGGCGAGGCGGGCGTGACGACGCTGGATGGCCTGTGGCAGTTGCTGGTGCGCGCGGCCATTCTCTGGTACGCCGCTATCGCACTGTGGACGTTGTTCTTCTAAGAACCTGCTCACGATCTGCTGCGCGTCGGCGCGCCTGCGTTGAAAACAAGCTGGATTGCCAGCCCCGTCGGAAAGCCGCTTGCGGCTAACGCGCTTTAGCGCGGCCCGAAGGGCGAGCGAAGCGAGTAATGCTCATTTACTACTCGTGTGCGAGCCCAGTCCTTTTGCGGGGGCGCCTAGCCCTTGTATCGCTCTAGCTCGCGAGGTCGTGAACAGATTCTAATTCCGCCAGCCGAACAGCGCTGCTGCATTGCGGCTGCTGGCGGCGGCCAGCACCTCTGGCTCCACCGCGAACAGTGTGGCCAGCTCGCGGCAGATCGCCGGCAGGTGAACCGGGCTGTTGCGAATGTGGGGATGCATCGCCGGCGCCATGTCCGGTGAGTCGGTTTCCAGCACCACGGCGTCGAGCGGCAGACGCGGCACCACCAGGCGCAGGCGCTTGGCCTGGGGCCAGGTGGCTGCGCCGCCAAGGCCCAGCCTGAAGCCCAGCTTGAGGTATTCCCGGGCCTCCTCGTAGCTGCCGGCGAAGGCATGAATGATGCCGGCGCGCTGCAGCTTGAAGCGCTTGAGGGTGGCGATCACCTGGGCATGGGCGCGCCGCACGTGCAGCAGCACGGGCAATTCGAGGCGCTGGGCAAGCTCCAGCTGCGCCTCGAAGAGCACCTGCTGGCGCTGGCGATCCAGCTCAGGCAGGTAGTAGTCCAACCCGAATTCGCCCACCGCACACAACTTCTCATGACCCTGCAGCTCCTCCAGCCATTGTTCCAGCGCCTGCAGGTGGGATGGCCGATGGCTGTCCAGGTACACCGGATGCAGGCCTAAGGCGGCGTACAGTCCCTCGTGCGCCAGCACCTGATCCCACACGCGCTGCCAGTTGCCGTGCTCGACGCCCAGTATTACCAGCTTTTCGACGCCCAGGGCGCGAGCATCGGCGAGCACCTTGGGGCGATCCTCGTCGAAGTCGGGGAAGTCGAGGTGGGTGTGGGTGTCGATCAGCTGCATGGGGCCCGCCCGGAGTCGAGGTTGTATGAACGGCAGGCGTGTACACCTGCGTGACAACATTCTGTGAGTCATTCCCGGCAATGGCCAGTCGAACGATCAGGGACGGCGGTTGTGGGGATCGCTGATAAAAAGGGGCCGCCGCATGACGCGTCTTCGCAAGATACTCGGCTGGTGCCTTGCCAGTCTTCTGCTGCTCATCGCAGCCCTGATGCTGTTTCTGGTGCTCTTCGATTGGAACCTGCTCAAGCCGACGATCAATGCGCGGGTTTCCGAAGCGCTCGATCGGCCCTTCGCGATCGAGGGCAATCTGGCCGTCACCTGGCAGCGCGAGCCCGACGAGCCCGGCCTGCGTGCCTGGGTGCCCTGGCCCCGGGTCTCCGCCGAGCAGCTTAGCCTGGGCAATCCCGAGTGGGCCAAGGGCGAGCATTTCGTTTACCTGGAGCGTGTCGAGGCCAGCCTGTCGCCCGTGCCGCTGCTGTGGAAGACCGTGTCCATCCCGCGCATCCATCTGACCGGCGCCGACGCCGTGCTGGAGCGCTTGGCCGACGGGCGGGCCAACTGGACCTTCGATCTTGGCAAGCAAGAGCAGGCGGAAGAGGAACCGGCCTCGCCCTGGGTGATGGACATCGGCACTATCGGCTTCGACAAGGCCCGGGTCAGTGTCGACGATCAGGTTTCCCAGGCCAGCGTGAACCTGCAGGTCGAGCCGCTTGGTGAGCCCATCGCCTTTGCCGAGATCGTCGGCACGTCCGCCAGCCAGTCGGATGAGCGGGCCACCCAGCCCCAGGATTACGCCTTTGCCTGGCAGGCCAAGGGGCGTTACAAGGCGCAGGCGCTCAGCGGCAGCGGTCGTATCGGCGGCCTGCTGGCATTGCAGGACGCCCGTTTGCCATTTCCGGTACAGGCCGATGTACGCGCCGGCACCACCCGGGTACAGGTGGCCGGCACCCTGACCGACCCGAAGAATCTGGGTGCCCTGGATCTGCGCCTGCGTCTGTCGGGTGCCAGTCTCGGCAACCTGTATCCACTGACTGGTGTAACGCTGCCCGATACCCCGGCCTATGCCACCGACGGACGATTGATCGCCCAGCTGCAGGACCCGGACGGCCCGCTGTTTCGCTACGAGAAATTCAACGGGCGTATCGGTGACAGCGACATCCATGGTGACCTCACCTTCGTGGCCCGCAAGCCGCGTCCCAAACTCTCCGGAACTCTGGTGTCCAACCAGCTGCGCTTCGCCGACCTGGCGCCGTTGATCGGCGCCGACTCCAACGCCGAGAAGAAGCAGCGCGGCGCGACCAGCGTCCAGCCGGCCGACAAGGCGCTGCCAGTCGAGGAATTTCGCACCGAACGCTGGCGTGACATGGATGCCGACGTCAGCTTCACGGGCAAGCGCATCGTGCACAGCGAGCAACTGCCCTTCACCGACCTGTTCACCCATGTGGTGCTCAATGACGGCAAGCTCAGCCTGGAGCCGCTACGTTTCGGGGTGGCGGGTGGCCGGCTGGATTCCACCCTGCGTCTGGACGGCAGCGCCACGCCGCTCAGGGCTCAGGCCCAGCTGCGCGCGCGCAATTTCCGCCTGCGCCAGCTGTTCCCCAACGTCGAGGTGATGCAGAGCAGCCTCGGCGCATTGAACGGCGATGCCGCCATCAGCGGTACCGGTAACTCGGTGGCGACCCTGCTGGGCGGTGCCAACGGGCACGTCAAACTGCTGATCAACGACGGTCGGGTCAGCCGTAACCTGATGGAGATTGCCGGCCTCAACGTCGGTAACTACCTGGTCGGCCGGCTGTTCGGTGACAACGAGGTGGAAATCAACTGCGCCGCCGCCAACCTGGACATCAAGCAGGGCGTCATGCGCCCGCAACTGATGGTGATCGACACCGAGAATGCACTGATCGGCGTGGACGGCACGGTGAATTTCGGCAATGAGCGGCTCGACCTGACCATTACCCCTGAATCGAAGGGGCTGCGGATCTTCTCGCTGCGCTCGCCGCTGTACGTACGCGGCACCTTCAAGAACCCCAATCCCGGCGTGAAGGCCGGCCCGCTGGCGCTGCGGGGTGCCGGCATGCTGGCGCTGGGCGCGCTGGTGGCACCAGCTGCCGGCCTGGTGGCACTGGTGGCGCCCAGTGGCGACCAGCCCAACGAGTGCGAACCGCTGCTGCAGCAGATTCGCCAGGGGCGCTAGGGGCTGGGGAGTGTCTACGTGCAGAGGCGCTTGGTGTCGAGCTACGGCAACAGACCCTAGGCCTTGAAGCGAATCTTCAAGCCCCGCTCGATGGCATCCAGGCCCGGGTGGTAACTGCCGTCCAGGGCATCGAGCAGCCGGTCGAACACCCGCTCGGCGATGCGCTCGTGCTGCTGGGAGATGGCGTTCACGCGCAGGGGCAGGAAGTCGAGCAGTTGCGCATCGCCAAAGGTGCCGAGGCGCAGATTGCGGGTGTCCAGCTCGGGGTGTTCGTACAGGGCATCGAGCACGCCTTCCAGCAATACGTAGGCGGTGGTTACCAATACGTCCGGCAAGCCATCGCTGGCCAGCAGCTGCTTCATTTGCCGGTAACCCCAGTGGCGACTGAACTGCTCGGCGTGGCTGACGTTGATCAGACCTCCGAAGCCGGCCAAAGCGTCCCGAAAACCCTGCTCGCGGGCCTGGCTGATCGGCAGTTCCAGGCGTGCGCCGATCAGCGCCGCATGCCGCTGGCCCGTCTGCACCAGACTACGGGTCAGTTGTTCGCCGGCCTGGCGGTCATCACTGACCACCGAATACAGGTAATCGGGATCCAGGGCGCGGTCGACGGCGACAACCGGGGTGCCGGCGGCGACCAACTGGCGGTAGTCGGCGGCGTCCTGGGGCAGGCAACTGGCGACGATCAGCGCGTCGCAGCGGCGCGAGCGGAACAGTTCGAGCAGTTGCCGTTCGCTGTCCGGCTGATCGTCGGAGCTGGCGATCAGCAGTTGGTAGCCCGACGCCCGGGCGCGCTGCTCGAGCAACTTGGCGAGGCGCGCATAGCTGGGGTTCTCCAGGTCCGGCAGGATGAACCCCAGGCAACGGCTTTCCCCACGGCGCAGGCCGGCGGCCTG harbors:
- the ampE gene encoding regulatory signaling modulator protein AmpE, whose product is MSFLVLLLVLWVEKFSAWRQRIQQDEPWLRALARMERGGTTSDSPWLAIALLVGVPLLILAALLKVLAPLAYGWLLLPIHLLVVIYSLGRGDLLAALGPFRDSWRRGDGEAAYLVAQRDLGVQADSEATLLPNVQTYLVWQAYQSFFAVIFWYVLLGPLAALAYRLLALIVENGQSEALRERAGQLRHAFDWLPVRVLAASFALVGNFIAVSRALLHEVLSWDISAAQLAVGAARAAAETPEPVLGEAGVTTLDGLWQLLVRAAILWYAAIALWTLFF
- a CDS encoding TatD family hydrolase translates to MQLIDTHTHLDFPDFDEDRPKVLADARALGVEKLVILGVEHGNWQRVWDQVLAHEGLYAALGLHPVYLDSHRPSHLQALEQWLEELQGHEKLCAVGEFGLDYYLPELDRQRQQVLFEAQLELAQRLELPVLLHVRRAHAQVIATLKRFKLQRAGIIHAFAGSYEEAREYLKLGFRLGLGGAATWPQAKRLRLVVPRLPLDAVVLETDSPDMAPAMHPHIRNSPVHLPAICRELATLFAVEPEVLAAASSRNAAALFGWRN
- a CDS encoding DUF1631 domain-containing protein, with amino-acid sequence MKTDANVVHLNKMVPETAHPAAARLPASLIQVRDRAATQLKQALQALFDNADDTLFDMADRATSNAEQNAFFEAMRDLRLKRKGIERGFLQRVFESFANLNQHVVGKAPSLDAVSFDSLSLVQNDELEETVALDSMIAKVLSRDHVALTHLTTRLNAIVSKKLDDKSNPLGPVSLSELFLESCSGLGVEIKVKLIILKLFEKYVLSGLDQLYSDANGVLIEAGVLPELKAVPTRRASAHGRPERSDSVDGFERSAGFADDEVREVFGALQELLSQTRDGAAPRRQAPANAMPISTNDLMRLLSHLQQRAPIQAPMDVDLRAQLEHLLTRASAKSGRVRVVGEVDEDVINLVSMLFEFILDDRSLPDSLKALIARLQIPMLKVAVLDKTFFSRGSHPARRLLNEIATAALGWGDHDSNQRDSLYQKIEQVVGRLLNDFTDDPTIFSELLADFLAFTGDERRRSELLEQRTRDAEEGSARAEMARREVEQALNDRLLGKTLPEVVVRLLREAWSKVMMLTCLKHGTDSEQWQSTLATMDELIWSVEPHDNPEARLRLLELVPGLLKALREGMASAAFDPFSTSEFFSQLEALHVQAFQRFKRAIPDVERAAPTESDEVQRSALSAVGIELPLLDLQPEEESGISAMVEIVEEIVLEAPGQPRSEPQDEPVLADDDESLLHVDSLRVGSWVEFQEDDEHKLRCKLAAIIKPTGKYIFVNRTGMKVLEKTRMGLAVEFRRNAVRLLDDALLFDRALESVIGNLRRLKGA
- the ampD gene encoding 1,6-anhydro-N-acetylmuramyl-L-alanine amidase AmpD; the encoded protein is MRKQLEDGWYQGIQHCPSPNFNERPQGEISLLVIHNISLPPGQFGTGQVQAFFTNRLQADAHPYFAGIASMTVSAHFLIERDGTLVQFVSCLDRAWHAGVSCFEGRDNCNDFSLGIELEGTDHLPFTDAQYAALTQLTQALQAAYPAITLARICGHSDIAPGRKTDPGPAFDWARLRSSLMTDKEAS
- a CDS encoding AsmA family protein, which encodes MTRLRKILGWCLASLLLLIAALMLFLVLFDWNLLKPTINARVSEALDRPFAIEGNLAVTWQREPDEPGLRAWVPWPRVSAEQLSLGNPEWAKGEHFVYLERVEASLSPVPLLWKTVSIPRIHLTGADAVLERLADGRANWTFDLGKQEQAEEEPASPWVMDIGTIGFDKARVSVDDQVSQASVNLQVEPLGEPIAFAEIVGTSASQSDERATQPQDYAFAWQAKGRYKAQALSGSGRIGGLLALQDARLPFPVQADVRAGTTRVQVAGTLTDPKNLGALDLRLRLSGASLGNLYPLTGVTLPDTPAYATDGRLIAQLQDPDGPLFRYEKFNGRIGDSDIHGDLTFVARKPRPKLSGTLVSNQLRFADLAPLIGADSNAEKKQRGATSVQPADKALPVEEFRTERWRDMDADVSFTGKRIVHSEQLPFTDLFTHVVLNDGKLSLEPLRFGVAGGRLDSTLRLDGSATPLRAQAQLRARNFRLRQLFPNVEVMQSSLGALNGDAAISGTGNSVATLLGGANGHVKLLINDGRVSRNLMEIAGLNVGNYLVGRLFGDNEVEINCAAANLDIKQGVMRPQLMVIDTENALIGVDGTVNFGNERLDLTITPESKGLRIFSLRSPLYVRGTFKNPNPGVKAGPLALRGAGMLALGALVAPAAGLVALVAPSGDQPNECEPLLQQIRQGR
- the cra gene encoding catabolite repressor/activator, which gives rise to MKLTDIARLAGVSVTTASYVINGQAARRRISAATVQRVLEIVEKHDYRPNTQAAGLRRGESRCLGFILPDLENPSYARLAKLLEQRARASGYQLLIASSDDQPDSERQLLELFRSRRCDALIVASCLPQDAADYRQLVAAGTPVVAVDRALDPDYLYSVVSDDRQAGEQLTRSLVQTGQRHAALIGARLELPISQAREQGFRDALAGFGGLINVSHAEQFSRHWGYRQMKQLLASDGLPDVLVTTAYVLLEGVLDALYEHPELDTRNLRLGTFGDAQLLDFLPLRVNAISQQHERIAERVFDRLLDALDGSYHPGLDAIERGLKIRFKA